One part of the Bacillus sp. FJAT-27916 genome encodes these proteins:
- the bshC gene encoding bacillithiol biosynthesis cysteine-adding enzyme BshC produces the protein MDYIKMNLPALNRFATDYMNGKLKKGDFFQYDWRMESDVAKRAEWLDSKSFPREEAASYIESYMERFGISERSKMNIDALRKDALVVIGGQQAGLLTGPLYSIHKVISIIKLAKEQSAKLKKTVIPVFWIAGEDHDYNEVNHVYVDTESTMQKLTYPGPPTGKRMVSDIKLEKETAMEWAEAVFAELGETDRTYMLMDWVEDVISRSETFTDFFAFLINDLFHDTGLLLVDSGDPRFRRLAAPYYHQIAFEGSGISSEVLKQQASLRESGYKPIIEIDDACCNLFYYEPSTQNRILLERKPGTDEFVGKGANIAFTEAELDRLLSKTPENFSTNVVTRPLLQEKIFPVLGFIGGPGEIAYWSEIMPVFQMLGEQMPPIWPRLSFTLLEGAIDRLLKELNLSLENVLVNGCSGEKEAYLEELRKNVPNTYAAIIKTLESDHLKWQEETAPLDAGLEPLFEKNRQILVNQLLFMQKKVEEHLARKNADTIGKYNRVENSLHPQGGLQERIWNPFYFLNHYGSSWIEALLQEDLAFDGSHYVIYL, from the coding sequence ATGGATTACATAAAAATGAATCTGCCGGCGTTAAATCGCTTTGCCACAGATTATATGAATGGCAAATTGAAGAAGGGAGACTTCTTTCAATACGATTGGCGGATGGAGAGTGACGTTGCCAAGCGAGCAGAATGGCTTGATTCAAAATCGTTTCCGCGCGAGGAAGCAGCCTCCTATATAGAATCGTATATGGAGAGATTTGGAATATCAGAACGTTCCAAGATGAATATTGATGCTTTGCGTAAAGATGCCCTGGTTGTCATTGGGGGGCAGCAGGCAGGTCTTTTGACTGGACCGCTCTATTCCATCCATAAGGTCATCTCAATTATTAAATTAGCGAAGGAGCAAAGCGCTAAATTAAAGAAAACGGTTATTCCTGTGTTCTGGATTGCTGGTGAAGACCATGATTACAACGAGGTCAATCATGTATACGTAGATACAGAAAGCACCATGCAGAAGCTGACATATCCAGGCCCGCCAACTGGGAAAAGGATGGTATCCGATATTAAGCTTGAAAAAGAAACAGCAATGGAATGGGCAGAGGCTGTATTTGCTGAGCTTGGTGAAACAGACCGGACTTACATGCTAATGGATTGGGTGGAGGATGTCATCAGCCGCTCAGAAACCTTCACTGATTTCTTTGCCTTCTTAATCAATGATTTGTTTCATGATACGGGTCTTCTGCTGGTTGATTCCGGTGATCCAAGGTTTAGAAGGCTTGCGGCTCCTTATTACCATCAGATTGCCTTTGAAGGAAGCGGGATAAGCAGTGAAGTGCTCAAGCAGCAAGCAAGCCTTAGAGAGTCTGGCTATAAACCAATCATTGAGATTGATGATGCATGCTGCAACCTTTTCTATTATGAGCCGTCTACACAAAATCGAATCTTGCTGGAGAGAAAGCCTGGAACAGATGAGTTTGTCGGAAAAGGGGCCAATATTGCCTTTACGGAAGCGGAATTAGACCGCCTTCTCTCCAAAACGCCAGAGAACTTCAGTACAAATGTTGTGACAAGACCATTGCTGCAGGAGAAAATATTCCCTGTGTTAGGCTTTATCGGCGGTCCAGGTGAGATTGCCTACTGGAGTGAAATTATGCCGGTCTTTCAAATGCTCGGTGAACAGATGCCGCCGATCTGGCCTCGTTTATCCTTCACGCTCCTTGAAGGTGCGATTGATCGATTGCTGAAGGAATTGAACTTATCCCTAGAGAATGTGCTCGTCAATGGCTGTTCTGGTGAAAAGGAGGCGTATCTGGAGGAGCTTCGCAAAAATGTACCAAATACATATGCTGCGATAATAAAAACGTTGGAAAGTGATCATTTAAAATGGCAGGAGGAAACCGCTCCACTTGATGCCGGCTTAGAACCTCTATTCGAAAAAAACCGTCAGATTCTCGTGAACCAACTGCTGTTTATGCAGAAAAAGGTAGAAGAACATCTGGCTAGGAAGAATGCTGATACAATAGGTAAATATAACCGTGTCGAAAACAGCTTGCATCCACAAGGGGGCTTGCAGGAACGGATTTGGAATCCGTTTTATTTCCTTAACCATTACGGTTCTTCATGGATTGAGGCACTTCTTCAGGAAGATTTGGCCTTTGATGGTTCCCATTATGTCATTTATTTATAG
- a CDS encoding DUF3397 domain-containing protein, with translation MGNLVAGLIAVCVIVPAFVYIIVYTIAKSAYGNNRRAAKLSVDVTTFFLILAVHFAVQAMLGESYIWLIFIILALTASVVLIVQYKKKDEVDLPRFVKGFWRMTFLLFAAAYFILCLAGIAGRVIKAFI, from the coding sequence ATGGGAAACTTGGTTGCGGGTCTGATTGCTGTATGTGTGATTGTACCGGCATTCGTTTATATAATTGTATACACCATTGCGAAATCGGCATACGGAAATAACAGAAGAGCAGCAAAGCTTTCGGTTGATGTGACAACATTCTTTCTTATATTGGCCGTGCATTTTGCCGTACAGGCAATGCTTGGAGAATCGTATATTTGGCTGATATTCATAATTCTTGCCTTGACAGCATCCGTTGTCTTGATTGTGCAATACAAAAAGAAGGACGAGGTCGACCTCCCCCGGTTTGTGAAAGGATTTTGGAGGATGACGTTTTTGTTGTTTGCAGCAGCCTACTTCATCCTTTGTCTGGCTGGGATAGCCGGAAGAGTGATAAAAGCGTTTATATAA
- a CDS encoding 2-dehydropantoate 2-reductase: MRIGIIGGGSIGLLLAGRLGRGHKVTVFTRTESQADAINCAGGINIKGIHPVFTECKAETLSPSSTVGDQELLIVTVKQGAIEAVLPSIHHLKSPIVFLQNGMSHLKKLDSLHSASVYVGITEHGALRNHETETIHTGLGSVRIGLYKGERRDDIFDAIHHEFPIEIVSDIYPRLIEKLVVNACINPLTAVLGVKNGELITNSYFRRLLCEICKEVCRGLGIEEGEHRDYQEKVLLICERTADNKSSMLRDMELQRKTEIESILGFCLEEAEKRKEKVGMVSSLYMMVKGLEESGGK; encoded by the coding sequence ATGAGGATCGGAATTATTGGCGGAGGTTCCATCGGCTTACTCTTGGCAGGGAGATTGGGCAGGGGACATAAGGTTACCGTGTTCACGCGTACGGAGAGTCAAGCTGATGCAATAAATTGTGCCGGAGGAATTAACATTAAAGGCATTCATCCAGTCTTCACTGAGTGCAAGGCAGAGACCCTTTCTCCATCGAGTACGGTTGGTGATCAAGAGCTTCTGATTGTTACAGTGAAGCAAGGAGCGATTGAGGCGGTTCTGCCTTCCATTCATCATCTGAAATCTCCGATTGTTTTCTTGCAAAATGGGATGAGCCATTTAAAGAAATTAGATAGCTTACATAGTGCCTCTGTCTATGTTGGGATTACGGAGCATGGGGCCCTCCGCAATCATGAGACAGAGACCATTCATACAGGCTTAGGTTCCGTACGAATAGGTTTATATAAAGGAGAAAGAAGGGATGATATCTTTGATGCCATTCATCATGAATTCCCTATCGAGATCGTCTCCGATATTTACCCGAGATTAATAGAAAAGCTTGTTGTTAATGCTTGCATTAATCCGTTGACAGCTGTCCTTGGTGTGAAGAATGGCGAATTAATCACTAATTCATATTTCCGGCGATTGCTGTGTGAGATATGCAAGGAGGTGTGCCGCGGTCTCGGTATTGAGGAAGGGGAGCATCGTGATTATCAGGAAAAGGTCCTCCTTATATGTGAGCGAACAGCTGACAATAAATCATCCATGCTTCGTGATATGGAGCTGCAAAGAAAAACAGAGATCGAGTCCATTCTTGGCTTTTGCCTGGAGGAAGCGGAAAAACGCAAGGAAAAGGTGGGTATGGTCTCTTCTTTATATATGATGGTAAAAGGACTGGAAGAAAGCGGGGGGAAGTGA
- a CDS encoding N-acetyltransferase yields MSVNVERLLVNYRTLEEFKKFKEYGLQELSMLEDLQANLIEDDSESPFYGIYYGDKLVARMSLYKIESRFDKYFNPPHDYYEIWKLEVLPDYQGKGYGTLLVDFAKSFGLPIKTNPRVHSRTFWEKQGFESVSYDVERDLGENPLIWRPEGINLLEK; encoded by the coding sequence ATGAGTGTAAATGTTGAGAGATTACTGGTAAATTATCGTACATTAGAGGAATTCAAGAAATTCAAGGAATACGGACTGCAGGAATTATCCATGCTTGAAGACTTGCAGGCAAACCTTATCGAGGATGACAGTGAGTCACCTTTCTATGGCATCTATTACGGAGACAAACTAGTGGCACGCATGAGCCTTTACAAAATCGAATCACGCTTTGATAAATATTTCAATCCCCCGCATGATTACTATGAAATTTGGAAGCTCGAAGTACTGCCAGATTACCAGGGCAAGGGGTACGGGACCTTGCTTGTTGATTTCGCCAAATCTTTCGGTCTTCCAATCAAGACAAATCCAAGGGTTCACTCAAGAACCTTCTGGGAAAAGCAAGGGTTTGAATCCGTCTCATATGATGTAGAGAGAGACCTTGGAGAGAATCCACTCATCTGGCGCCCAGAAGGAATCAATCTGCTTGAAAAATAA
- a CDS encoding RsfA family transcriptional regulator, with protein sequence MSGSRQDGWTEDEDAYLAEVVLRHIKEGSTQLKAFEEVGKGVSRTAAACGFRWNSFVRKQFKSEIEEAKKIRKGMKTPASVDDSVGVPLAMPEGRTAEAEAAEERRDLTLQEVIAYLAELAGMLEQYSVESYKELQKAHELLKRHADVLMEEKKRLEERYALIESEYYGLLEVLEKARRFSAGK encoded by the coding sequence ATGTCAGGGTCGAGGCAGGATGGCTGGACAGAAGATGAAGATGCCTATTTGGCAGAAGTGGTGCTAAGACATATCAAGGAAGGGAGCACGCAGCTTAAAGCATTCGAAGAAGTGGGCAAGGGAGTATCAAGAACCGCAGCTGCTTGCGGATTCAGATGGAATTCATTTGTCAGAAAGCAGTTCAAGAGTGAGATTGAAGAAGCTAAGAAAATTCGCAAGGGCATGAAGACGCCGGCTTCGGTGGATGACAGCGTTGGTGTTCCTTTGGCTATGCCAGAAGGGCGGACGGCAGAAGCTGAGGCGGCTGAAGAAAGAAGAGACCTAACGCTTCAGGAGGTTATTGCTTATTTAGCCGAGCTGGCAGGGATGCTGGAACAGTATTCGGTTGAATCCTATAAAGAGCTGCAAAAGGCCCATGAACTGCTGAAAAGGCATGCTGATGTATTAATGGAGGAAAAGAAAAGGCTTGAGGAGCGTTATGCGTTGATTGAATCAGAGTATTACGGACTATTGGAAGTGCTTGAGAAGGCTAGAAGATTCTCTGCGGGGAAATAG
- a CDS encoding enoyl-CoA hydratase/isomerase family protein — MAVLNRPEVRNAVNFEMMDQLAAAIQLASEDEGVKAFVLTGAGEDAFCSGGDLREFHQLHTFQDAHRMLFKMSNVLRQLAFLPKPSFCFVNGAAVGGGLELATACDFRFVKKGARLGFIQVRQAITTGWGGGSLLLEKLDSQRALDWLMSGRIISVEEGVESRFILSSMDTMEKDDMMNKLEPYMQHEGTAVMAYKEMLIRKWRETGLAERMEQEVERCALLWEKPAHLEAVNRFISK; from the coding sequence GTGGCGGTTTTGAACAGGCCGGAGGTACGCAATGCCGTTAATTTCGAAATGATGGACCAACTGGCTGCTGCCATTCAGCTTGCTTCGGAGGATGAAGGAGTTAAAGCCTTTGTTTTAACCGGAGCGGGCGAGGATGCCTTTTGCTCGGGAGGAGACTTGCGTGAATTTCATCAGCTGCATACCTTCCAGGATGCCCATAGAATGCTCTTCAAGATGTCTAATGTGTTAAGGCAGCTGGCTTTCCTGCCGAAGCCATCCTTTTGTTTCGTGAATGGAGCAGCAGTCGGCGGAGGTCTGGAGCTAGCGACTGCATGTGATTTTCGATTTGTCAAAAAGGGGGCCCGACTTGGGTTTATTCAGGTTCGCCAGGCGATTACCACAGGCTGGGGAGGAGGGAGTCTGCTGCTTGAGAAGCTTGATTCCCAAAGAGCGCTTGATTGGCTCATGAGCGGCCGGATTATTTCGGTCGAGGAAGGGGTTGAATCTCGTTTTATCCTCTCCTCTATGGACACGATGGAAAAGGATGACATGATGAACAAGCTTGAGCCATATATGCAGCATGAAGGAACAGCCGTGATGGCATACAAAGAAATGCTTATCCGCAAATGGAGAGAAACCGGTCTTGCTGAGAGAATGGAGCAGGAGGTGGAGCGGTGTGCCCTTTTATGGGAAAAACCTGCCCACTTAGAGGCGGTCAATCGTTTTATATCCAAATAA
- the rpmF gene encoding 50S ribosomal protein L32, which yields MAVPFRRTSKTRKRLRRTHFKLQVPGMVECPNCGEMKLAHRICKACGTYKGKEVVNK from the coding sequence ATGGCTGTACCTTTTAGAAGAACTTCTAAAACTAGAAAGAGATTGCGTCGTACGCATTTCAAACTTCAAGTCCCTGGTATGGTTGAATGCCCAAACTGCGGTGAAATGAAATTGGCTCACCGTATCTGTAAAGCATGTGGAACATACAAAGGAAAAGAAGTTGTAAATAAATAA
- a CDS encoding YceD family protein, with the protein MKWTIPQLQKFRDNGFTIDETADMSELMKIDPQIRRISPIRVFGKADLGSNRVTFHLKISGTLTLPCSRTLVDVPFPIDVQTTETYLYNRLDGMEDEDGEFHLAEGDVVDLTPVIQEIILTEIPMQIFCDSDNPVNGAPQSGDDWEVISEDQQVKKVDPRLAKLAQLFDNHDHDKDK; encoded by the coding sequence TTGAAATGGACAATTCCACAACTGCAAAAATTCCGCGATAATGGATTTACAATTGATGAAACGGCTGATATGTCGGAGTTAATGAAAATTGACCCGCAAATACGCCGCATTTCACCAATACGAGTATTTGGCAAAGCTGATCTTGGCTCTAACCGAGTAACTTTTCATTTGAAAATATCAGGTACATTAACATTGCCTTGCTCAAGAACTTTGGTTGACGTTCCATTCCCAATCGATGTACAGACAACAGAAACATATTTGTATAACCGATTGGACGGCATGGAGGATGAAGACGGGGAGTTCCATTTAGCAGAAGGTGATGTAGTGGATTTGACGCCGGTCATTCAAGAGATTATCCTTACAGAGATTCCAATGCAGATTTTCTGTGATTCAGATAATCCTGTGAACGGAGCTCCGCAATCAGGTGATGATTGGGAAGTAATCTCTGAAGATCAGCAGGTCAAAAAGGTGGATCCAAGACTTGCAAAGCTAGCCCAGCTTTTTGACAACCATGATCATGACAAAGACAAATGA
- a CDS encoding nucleotidyltransferase produces the protein MKAAGLVVEYNPFHNGHLYHLAQSLKHTKADLAIGVMSGNFLQRGEPAIVNKWARAKMALLAGVDLIVELPFVHAVQKAEYFSEAAVLLLEELQCEWVCFGSEQGTIEPFINTYTLLEKNAHFIDDHAKRFMAEGYSYPKAMALSYGELKKSHPDMLTLDQPNNILGFHYVSAVLKNHLSIKPTTIQRTGAGYHDPSLPKDAIASATAIRKELTANGRLVDVAQYMPDSSFKVLCEYEQEMKIWHTWDQYWPFVKLKLLTTPPSALKEIYEMKEGLENRLVSAAQTSTTFLEFMNKIKTKRYTWTRLQRLLTYLLMNLTKEEVPTELKPSYIRVLGFSPKGREYMQSLKKEKGHLFLTRPAASNDPVLAIEQRAANVHASILPPQLWQQVQKREYQPPVMLS, from the coding sequence TTGAAAGCAGCAGGACTTGTCGTTGAATACAATCCGTTTCATAATGGGCATCTTTATCATCTTGCCCAATCCCTCAAACATACGAAAGCCGACCTGGCGATAGGTGTCATGAGCGGTAATTTCCTCCAAAGAGGCGAGCCCGCCATTGTTAATAAATGGGCAAGAGCTAAAATGGCCTTGCTGGCGGGGGTAGACCTAATTGTCGAGCTGCCTTTCGTCCACGCTGTCCAAAAAGCAGAATATTTCTCTGAAGCAGCTGTCCTTCTGCTCGAGGAGCTCCAATGCGAATGGGTATGCTTCGGCAGTGAACAAGGTACAATTGAGCCTTTTATCAATACATATACATTATTAGAGAAAAATGCTCATTTTATTGATGATCATGCAAAACGATTCATGGCTGAGGGATATAGTTACCCAAAAGCAATGGCCCTCTCATATGGAGAACTAAAAAAAAGTCACCCCGATATGCTGACCTTGGACCAGCCAAATAATATCCTGGGCTTTCATTACGTATCAGCTGTATTAAAGAATCATCTATCCATTAAGCCGACGACCATTCAACGAACAGGAGCCGGTTATCACGACCCCTCGCTGCCGAAGGATGCCATTGCAAGTGCGACAGCCATAAGAAAAGAATTAACCGCAAACGGAAGATTAGTGGATGTGGCGCAGTACATGCCAGATTCTTCATTTAAAGTTCTTTGCGAGTATGAGCAAGAAATGAAAATATGGCACACATGGGATCAGTATTGGCCATTCGTAAAGCTGAAGCTCCTAACAACCCCGCCCTCTGCCCTCAAGGAAATATACGAAATGAAGGAGGGGCTTGAAAACCGATTGGTGAGTGCAGCCCAGACTTCAACAACCTTCCTTGAATTTATGAATAAGATAAAGACGAAAAGGTATACATGGACAAGGCTGCAGCGCCTCCTCACCTACCTGCTCATGAATCTCACAAAGGAGGAAGTGCCAACGGAGCTTAAACCAAGCTACATCCGAGTTCTCGGCTTTTCCCCAAAAGGCAGAGAATATATGCAGTCACTAAAGAAAGAGAAAGGGCATTTATTCCTCACCCGCCCAGCTGCTTCCAACGATCCTGTCTTAGCTATTGAACAGCGTGCAGCTAATGTTCATGCCTCCATTCTTCCTCCCCAGCTGTGGCAGCAGGTGCAAAAAAGGGAATATCAGCCGCCTGTTATGCTGTCTTAA
- a CDS encoding SepM family pheromone-processing serine protease: MNKKRRLFSGKIWIILLAMIVLAAFYKLPYYVSAPGSAEVISDYVEVEDGNNSDGEFMFTTVRMGRANIYSYLWAKVADYHKIYRLNEVRSEEETDEEYAVRQLKMMDESQITAILNAYKKAGYEAKIRTNGIYILHVGKGTPAEGSLKAGDRILEIDGKTIASQQFFVDYVSGKEAGDEVKVKVEREDETMEKTLTLERLKETGKIGMGISLVEDRSVEADPEVKFNTETIGGPSAGLMFSLEIYNQLTDEDYTDGKKIAGTGTISEDGKVGPIGGIDQKIVAADEEGAEIFFAPNEEGAEDSDYQTALKTAKDIDSDMVIVPVDTFDDAITYLEQLK, encoded by the coding sequence TTGAATAAGAAACGTCGGTTATTTTCGGGAAAGATTTGGATTATCCTTTTGGCAATGATCGTGTTGGCAGCATTTTATAAACTGCCTTATTATGTATCGGCACCAGGCTCAGCTGAAGTGATCAGCGATTATGTAGAAGTTGAGGATGGAAACAATTCAGATGGGGAATTCATGTTTACGACCGTTCGGATGGGCCGGGCTAATATCTATTCCTATCTATGGGCGAAAGTGGCAGATTATCATAAAATCTATAGGCTTAATGAGGTGCGTTCTGAGGAAGAGACGGATGAGGAATATGCTGTACGGCAATTAAAGATGATGGATGAAAGCCAAATCACGGCTATCCTGAACGCTTATAAGAAAGCCGGTTATGAAGCGAAGATCAGAACAAATGGTATTTACATATTGCATGTCGGAAAAGGGACTCCTGCTGAGGGGAGTCTAAAGGCAGGAGATCGAATTCTCGAGATAGACGGTAAAACGATTGCTTCACAGCAATTCTTTGTTGATTACGTATCAGGGAAAGAAGCCGGTGATGAAGTTAAGGTGAAGGTAGAGCGTGAGGATGAAACGATGGAGAAAACTCTTACTCTTGAGCGATTAAAGGAAACGGGCAAGATTGGAATGGGGATATCGCTCGTTGAGGATAGAAGTGTTGAAGCGGATCCAGAGGTGAAATTCAATACAGAAACAATTGGAGGTCCCTCTGCTGGTCTCATGTTCAGCCTTGAGATCTACAACCAATTAACGGATGAGGATTATACAGACGGCAAAAAAATCGCCGGTACAGGAACCATTTCGGAGGATGGGAAAGTAGGGCCAATCGGAGGCATCGACCAGAAAATAGTTGCAGCAGATGAGGAGGGAGCAGAAATTTTCTTTGCGCCAAATGAAGAGGGGGCGGAGGATTCTGATTATCAAACAGCCCTTAAAACAGCCAAGGACATTGACTCAGATATGGTCATCGTTCCTGTTGATACATTTGATGATGCTATTACCTATCTTGAACAACTGAAATAA